From Desulfonatronum thiodismutans, a single genomic window includes:
- a CDS encoding amidohydrolase: MRHIDILVKGGTVLTMDEADTTIPDGALAIHGPDIIAVGHKEDLSRSFTADTVIDMPLSIIMPGLVNAHTHAAMTCFRGIADDMELMDWLNNYIFPAEANNVDPELVYWGSLLACAEMIRSGTTTFSDMYLFEEETAKAAKQAGMRCVIGEALFDFPSPNAKTSQEGLAYTEKMLQKWADDPLVNVMIEPHSLYTCSPDLWKSATALADAYQAPLATHLLENGAESRQLLEKLGQRPTMFLKKIGALNERFFAFHCVTMDDEDMRIFADHGCKVVHNPESNMKLASGVAPVPAMREQGIPVGLGTDGCASNNNLDMFQEMDTAAKLHKSALLDPVVMSAKTVVGMATREGAQVLGLDRQIGVLKTGMKADVCIIDMNKPHLTPLYDEYSHLAYAVSGSDVDTVLINGRIVMRNRGLATLDEDAIMARVRKIALKIRAGLRTNS, from the coding sequence ATGCGACACATCGACATCCTGGTGAAGGGCGGGACAGTCCTGACCATGGACGAAGCGGACACGACAATCCCGGACGGTGCCCTGGCCATTCACGGCCCGGATATCATCGCCGTGGGGCACAAGGAGGATCTGTCGCGCTCTTTCACGGCGGACACGGTCATCGACATGCCCCTTTCCATCATCATGCCGGGGCTGGTCAACGCCCATACCCATGCGGCCATGACCTGCTTCCGGGGCATCGCGGACGACATGGAACTTATGGACTGGCTGAACAACTATATCTTTCCGGCCGAGGCCAACAACGTCGATCCGGAACTGGTCTACTGGGGCAGCCTGCTGGCCTGCGCGGAAATGATCCGATCCGGAACCACGACCTTTTCAGACATGTATCTGTTTGAAGAGGAGACCGCCAAAGCCGCTAAACAGGCCGGCATGCGCTGCGTGATCGGCGAAGCCTTGTTCGACTTTCCCTCGCCCAACGCCAAAACCTCCCAGGAAGGCTTGGCCTACACGGAAAAAATGCTTCAGAAATGGGCCGACGATCCGCTTGTGAACGTCATGATCGAACCCCACTCTCTTTACACGTGCTCGCCTGATCTCTGGAAATCGGCCACGGCCCTGGCCGATGCATATCAGGCCCCCCTGGCGACCCACCTTCTGGAAAACGGGGCCGAGTCCAGACAGCTCCTGGAAAAACTGGGACAACGGCCAACAATGTTTCTCAAGAAGATCGGCGCGCTGAACGAGCGTTTTTTCGCGTTTCATTGCGTGACCATGGATGATGAAGACATGCGGATTTTTGCTGATCATGGCTGCAAGGTGGTTCATAATCCCGAAAGCAACATGAAACTGGCTTCAGGAGTGGCCCCGGTCCCGGCCATGCGCGAACAGGGCATTCCCGTGGGCCTGGGCACGGACGGCTGCGCCAGCAACAACAATTTGGACATGTTTCAGGAAATGGACACCGCGGCCAAGCTGCATAAATCGGCGTTGCTTGACCCCGTGGTCATGTCCGCGAAGACGGTGGTCGGCATGGCTACCCGCGAGGGGGCCCAGGTTCTTGGCCTGGACCGGCAAATCGGCGTCCTCAAGACCGGCATGAAGGCGGATGTCTGCATCATCGACATGAACAAGCCCCATCTGACCCCCCTGTACGATGAATATTCCCACCTGGCCTATGCTGTTTCGGGTTCGGACGTGGACACAGTGCTGATCAATGGACGCATCGTGATGCGCAATCGCGGCCTAGCAACCCTGGACGAGGATGCGATCATGGCCCGGGTCCGCAAAATTGCCTTGAAAATCCGGGCCGGTCTGCGGACGAACTCCTGA
- a CDS encoding amidohydrolase, whose product MSILIKNALLDWHEGREVDVLIQGEQIVAVGPNLPDLPERAVTVIDATDKAIVPSLINAHTHAGMTLLRGYADDIDLHTWLHAHIWPLERKLTQEDVYWGVKLACLEMIKTGTTFFCDMYWHMPGAVRAVEDMGLRAMLSLPFIDFNDAGQAAKFKQRAQAFFDQKHETSHRIQYALGPHAIYTVSRDSLIWLAEFARDKNLILHIHLAETQREVEDCVAAHGTTPVRYLQEIGFLGPNVLAAHAIWLDDEEMRILAEQNVKVAHLPASNMKLCSGAFPYRRLHGLGICIGLGTDGCSSNNNLDMFEEMKFAALSRKTVTGDPTVMPAPEAWACATVNGAKIFGLNAGRIAPGMLADCLLLDLNHPQLVPNHNLISNLVYAANGDCVDTTICAGKILMQGRQVPGEREIIQEVKARVRALLQR is encoded by the coding sequence ATGAGCATCCTGATCAAAAACGCCCTTCTCGATTGGCACGAAGGCCGGGAAGTCGACGTCCTGATCCAGGGCGAACAGATCGTCGCGGTGGGCCCGAATCTGCCGGATCTGCCGGAGCGGGCCGTGACGGTCATCGACGCCACGGACAAGGCCATCGTTCCCTCGCTGATCAATGCCCATACCCATGCGGGCATGACGCTGCTGCGCGGGTACGCAGACGACATCGACCTGCATACGTGGCTGCATGCGCACATCTGGCCTCTGGAACGGAAGTTGACGCAGGAGGACGTCTACTGGGGCGTAAAACTGGCCTGCCTGGAAATGATCAAGACCGGGACCACGTTTTTTTGCGACATGTACTGGCATATGCCCGGTGCCGTCCGGGCCGTGGAGGATATGGGCCTGCGGGCCATGCTCTCCCTGCCGTTCATCGACTTCAACGATGCGGGACAAGCAGCCAAGTTCAAGCAACGGGCCCAGGCTTTTTTCGACCAGAAACACGAAACCTCACACCGCATCCAGTACGCCCTGGGGCCGCATGCCATCTATACCGTGTCCAGGGATTCATTGATATGGCTGGCCGAATTCGCCCGGGACAAGAATCTGATCCTGCACATCCATTTGGCGGAAACCCAACGGGAAGTTGAGGACTGCGTGGCGGCCCACGGCACGACGCCTGTTCGGTATCTGCAGGAGATCGGCTTTCTCGGCCCGAATGTCCTCGCGGCTCATGCCATCTGGCTGGACGATGAGGAAATGCGCATCCTGGCCGAACAGAACGTCAAGGTCGCCCACTTGCCCGCTTCCAACATGAAGCTCTGCTCCGGGGCCTTTCCGTATCGCCGGCTGCACGGCCTGGGAATTTGCATCGGCCTGGGCACGGACGGCTGCTCCTCCAACAACAATCTGGACATGTTCGAGGAAATGAAGTTCGCGGCCCTGAGCCGCAAAACCGTGACCGGAGACCCCACGGTCATGCCCGCGCCGGAAGCCTGGGCCTGCGCCACGGTCAACGGGGCGAAAATTTTCGGCCTGAACGCCGGACGCATCGCTCCGGGCATGCTCGCGGACTGTCTGCTGTTGGACCTAAACCACCCCCAACTCGTCCCGAACCACAACCTGATTTCCAACCTGGTCTACGCCGCCAACGGCGACTGCGTGGACACCACCATCTGCGCCGGGAAAATCCTGATGCAGGGCCGCCAGGTGCCCGGAGAACGGGAGATCATCCAGGAAGTCAAAGCCCGTGTTCGCGCCCTGCTTCAGCGGTAG
- the murJ gene encoding murein biosynthesis integral membrane protein MurJ — translation MTEQKPPSPPASFTGRIARNASVVAAGTVASRILGFLRDMTIAFALGAGIWADAFFVAFRLPNLLRRLFAEGSLTMAFIPVFSRTWREKGSQEAFVLARSVLIWLTAILTVICVAAIIWAEPLTLLIAPGFGRDPEILAGTVTLVRICFPYILFISAVALCMGVLNSLNHFWAPAVAPCILNLGLILSALLAMAMGWDVALALAWGVCLSGLGQWMLQQPYLRRFGLSWRGPVDLKHPGVKRIGSLMLPTVFGAAVYQINIVIGTLLASLLTAGSISYLYFADRLVQLPLGVFGVALSTAALPSLSLLAAGKDMEGFRRTLNTTLSMTLFVCLPSAAGLAGMSLPIIDAVFGRGAFGDEAVRATAWALVGYSVGLPAFACVRPLVSAFYALEDTRSPVLVAAVCLLINVALSLVLMRYLAHVGLALAAALSSWANVLLLGAILRRRVGPWLSIGPQLTRMTVLSAALGGAALAASVLGKPALVLIPALAALYGLTALKWNIDEARMTWDLCIKLRSRYQRRPGEPT, via the coding sequence GTGACCGAACAGAAGCCACCTTCTCCTCCCGCCTCCTTCACGGGTCGCATCGCCCGCAACGCATCCGTGGTCGCCGCGGGTACCGTGGCCAGCCGGATTCTCGGTTTTCTGCGGGACATGACCATTGCCTTCGCCCTGGGCGCGGGCATCTGGGCGGACGCTTTTTTCGTGGCCTTCCGCCTGCCCAATCTGCTGCGCAGGCTATTTGCCGAGGGCTCCCTGACCATGGCCTTCATCCCGGTTTTTTCACGAACATGGCGGGAAAAAGGGAGTCAGGAGGCCTTTGTCCTGGCCAGGTCCGTGCTGATCTGGCTGACGGCGATCCTGACGGTGATCTGCGTCGCGGCCATAATCTGGGCCGAACCGCTGACCTTGCTCATTGCCCCGGGCTTTGGCCGAGATCCGGAAATCCTGGCCGGAACCGTGACCCTGGTCCGGATCTGCTTTCCGTACATCCTGTTCATCTCCGCCGTGGCCCTGTGCATGGGCGTGCTCAACTCCCTGAACCACTTCTGGGCCCCGGCCGTTGCGCCGTGCATCCTGAACCTGGGCCTGATCCTTTCCGCCCTGCTGGCCATGGCCATGGGCTGGGACGTGGCCCTGGCCCTGGCCTGGGGGGTCTGCCTTTCCGGCCTGGGCCAGTGGATGCTTCAGCAGCCCTATCTGCGCCGATTCGGATTGTCCTGGCGCGGTCCGGTTGATCTGAAGCATCCCGGAGTCAAGCGGATCGGCTCCCTGATGCTGCCCACGGTGTTCGGGGCGGCGGTCTACCAGATCAACATTGTCATCGGCACCTTGCTGGCCTCGTTGCTGACCGCCGGAAGCATTTCCTACCTCTATTTCGCGGACCGGTTGGTCCAGCTGCCTCTGGGCGTGTTCGGCGTGGCCCTGAGCACGGCGGCCCTGCCCAGCCTGTCTCTCCTGGCCGCGGGCAAGGACATGGAGGGATTTCGGCGGACCTTGAACACTACCCTGAGCATGACTTTGTTCGTCTGCCTGCCCTCGGCCGCGGGTCTGGCCGGAATGAGCCTGCCGATCATCGACGCGGTGTTCGGACGCGGCGCCTTTGGTGACGAAGCCGTGCGGGCCACGGCCTGGGCTCTGGTGGGTTACAGCGTCGGCCTGCCGGCCTTTGCCTGCGTCCGGCCCCTGGTTTCGGCCTTCTACGCTCTGGAGGACACCCGCTCCCCGGTCCTTGTGGCCGCGGTCTGCCTGCTGATCAATGTGGCCTTGAGCCTGGTGTTGATGCGCTACCTGGCCCACGTCGGCCTGGCCCTGGCCGCGGCGCTCAGTTCCTGGGCCAACGTACTCCTGCTCGGCGCGATTCTGCGTCGACGGGTCGGCCCGTGGCTGAGCATCGGCCCGCAACTGACGCGGATGACCGTGCTCAGCGCGGCCCTGGGCGGCGCGGCCCTGGCGGCTTCCGTCCTGGGCAAGCCCGCCCTGGTGCTGATCCCGGCATTGGCGGCCCTCTACGGCCTTACCGCCTTGAAGTGGAACATCGACGAAGCCCGGATGACCTGGGACCTGTGCATCAAACTGCGGAGCAGGTATCAACGTCGCCCCGGCGAGCCGACCTGA
- a CDS encoding PP2C family protein-serine/threonine phosphatase, which produces MVHSPRDTPLVLIIDDDPTNRVVLQRILASSGFATIQAETGSEGRSHALTHCPDLILLDIMMPGESGFETLLRLKEEPVTAAVPVIFLSALDDLGSKVKGFELGAVDYVTKPFEPLEILARVRTNLKVARAYRSVIAEQAEKLRQIGEAQQSMLTKPEEHPEAKFAVFYEPILEAGGDYYDVFPVSGGFGYVVADISGHDLKTSFITSGVKALIRQNASPLFTPVETLTTINNVLHDVLPPGRFLTAAYAVLNGRRDHLTVLSAGHPPPIFVGNNGEVEILRAEGDILGPFPHIYLNPISRPVTKGDRVFLYTDGLLDVKNNQTRGDHDDIRTLIQACEECRSLPLATCPGHIQVRILQKARVQDDAVLLAVEI; this is translated from the coding sequence ATGGTCCATTCTCCACGCGACACACCCTTGGTTTTGATCATCGACGATGACCCCACGAATCGAGTGGTGCTCCAGCGGATACTGGCTTCTTCCGGATTCGCGACGATTCAGGCCGAAACCGGTAGTGAAGGCCGAAGCCATGCCCTAACGCACTGTCCGGATTTGATCCTGCTGGACATCATGATGCCCGGCGAAAGCGGTTTTGAAACCTTGCTCCGGCTCAAGGAAGAACCGGTCACCGCCGCCGTCCCGGTCATTTTTCTCTCCGCGCTGGACGATCTTGGCTCCAAGGTCAAAGGATTTGAACTGGGCGCGGTGGACTATGTCACCAAACCTTTCGAGCCCCTGGAGATTCTGGCCCGGGTCCGGACCAACCTGAAGGTGGCGCGGGCCTATCGGAGCGTGATCGCCGAACAGGCCGAGAAATTGCGCCAGATCGGCGAGGCTCAGCAATCCATGCTCACCAAGCCCGAAGAACACCCCGAAGCCAAATTCGCCGTCTTCTACGAGCCCATCCTGGAAGCCGGAGGCGACTACTACGACGTGTTTCCGGTCAGCGGCGGTTTTGGCTATGTCGTTGCGGACATCAGCGGGCACGACCTGAAGACGTCCTTCATCACCTCCGGGGTCAAGGCCCTGATACGCCAAAACGCAAGCCCGCTGTTCACGCCCGTGGAAACCCTGACCACCATCAACAATGTGCTCCACGACGTTCTTCCGCCTGGAAGATTCCTCACGGCTGCCTACGCCGTGCTTAACGGCAGACGCGACCATCTCACGGTTCTCTCAGCCGGCCACCCGCCGCCGATTTTCGTGGGAAATAACGGCGAAGTGGAAATCCTGCGGGCCGAGGGCGACATCCTTGGCCCGTTTCCGCACATTTACCTGAACCCGATTTCCCGGCCAGTCACCAAGGGCGATAGAGTTTTTCTCTACACCGACGGTTTGCTGGACGTGAAAAACAACCAAACCCGTGGCGATCACGACGACATTCGAACCTTGATCCAAGCCTGCGAAGAATGCCGATCCCTCCCCTTGGCGACTTGCCCCGGCCATATTCAGGTCCGAATATTGCAAAAAGCCAGGGTTCAAGACGACGCCGTGCTGCTGGCCGTCGAAATATGA
- a CDS encoding ATP-binding protein encodes MLILSRTENQMGLSIPSNLTEVDQACLSAQGLLRDKLPTEDHFMILLALREALTNAVIHGNCSDQGKSVTCMVSIHPDLLEFVIQDQGPGFEWQNRNWKLPPPSSESGRGLAIIRSFFDQIEFNDSGNRITLRKRLEPSGVKKMLQIQKDGQKIFAKVTENMVGSKIDELRLELSNLVKTSHTDLTIDLSNVDMVDSLGMGLLVATHNSLKTKQGRLTLINVKQDIYNVLVVMRLDKHFTIRKAE; translated from the coding sequence ATGCTGATTTTATCGCGGACCGAAAACCAAATGGGGCTGAGCATTCCTTCGAACCTCACGGAGGTGGATCAAGCCTGCCTGTCGGCGCAAGGTCTCCTGCGAGACAAACTTCCCACCGAGGATCATTTCATGATTCTCCTGGCTCTGCGTGAAGCCTTGACCAACGCCGTGATCCACGGCAACTGTTCCGACCAAGGAAAATCAGTGACTTGCATGGTCAGCATTCACCCGGACCTCCTTGAATTCGTGATTCAGGATCAAGGCCCCGGCTTCGAATGGCAAAACCGAAACTGGAAATTGCCTCCGCCCAGCAGCGAGTCCGGTCGGGGCTTGGCGATCATTCGTAGTTTTTTTGATCAGATAGAATTCAATGATTCCGGCAACCGGATAACGTTACGCAAGCGATTAGAACCATCGGGAGTCAAAAAAATGTTGCAAATACAAAAAGATGGGCAGAAAATTTTCGCCAAGGTAACCGAAAACATGGTCGGCTCGAAGATTGATGAACTCCGCTTGGAATTATCAAACTTGGTTAAGACCAGCCATACCGACTTAACCATTGACCTGAGCAACGTGGACATGGTGGACTCCCTGGGCATGGGTCTGCTCGTGGCCACGCACAACTCCCTGAAAACCAAACAAGGCCGCCTTACCCTGATAAACGTCAAGCAAGACATCTACAACGTGCTGGTCGTCATGCGCCTGGACAAGCACTTCACCATTCGAAAGGCCGAATGA
- a CDS encoding Hpt domain-containing protein, which produces MSDELMDAFIEDSKEHLESIESDIMALEDLEGAYDEELINRIFRTAHSIKGAAGFFGLETIGSLAHKLENALHLMRDQKLRPDRPTCQILLEGFDQLNAMINDPGNSECLDISDILSRIQGLLTPETKLSTETAMSLPSTQGQSIFDVDMFTLEQGLKGGKFLYHIEFDLIHDIHRKDKTPYDTIKTLQDSGLILDCKVDFEATGTLEDGFAQRIPLNVLFATIIDPDVVGTLIDVPAERIRELEKSMFQIQSPPSETVPETCSLSADPPWKMIGGQAVLVFGERFELSQVEEFRNCFHAAPAKAASLRLDLSATRYVDAAGLQALVSALKTSARLDRGLTFAPADELLEQFQNLGFAWMLESGS; this is translated from the coding sequence ATGTCCGATGAATTGATGGACGCGTTTATCGAAGATTCCAAGGAGCACCTGGAAAGCATCGAATCCGACATCATGGCTCTGGAAGACTTGGAAGGAGCCTATGACGAGGAGCTGATCAACCGGATTTTTCGTACCGCCCATTCCATAAAGGGCGCGGCCGGTTTTTTCGGCCTGGAGACCATCGGTTCCCTGGCCCACAAGCTGGAAAACGCCCTGCACCTGATGCGCGATCAAAAACTCCGCCCGGATCGACCGACCTGCCAAATCCTGCTGGAAGGCTTCGACCAGCTCAACGCCATGATCAACGATCCCGGAAACAGCGAATGCCTGGATATTTCAGACATTCTTTCTCGAATTCAAGGACTGCTCACTCCGGAAACCAAGCTGAGCACGGAAACGGCCATGAGCCTGCCGTCAACGCAAGGCCAGTCCATTTTCGACGTGGACATGTTCACCTTGGAGCAGGGGCTCAAAGGCGGAAAGTTTCTCTATCACATCGAATTCGACCTGATCCACGACATTCACCGCAAGGACAAAACGCCCTACGACACCATCAAAACCCTCCAGGACTCCGGTCTGATCCTGGACTGCAAGGTGGACTTCGAGGCCACGGGCACCCTGGAAGACGGCTTTGCGCAACGTATCCCCCTGAACGTCCTGTTCGCCACAATCATCGATCCCGACGTGGTCGGGACGTTGATCGACGTTCCGGCGGAACGGATCAGGGAATTGGAAAAGTCCATGTTTCAGATCCAATCGCCTCCGAGCGAGACGGTCCCGGAAACCTGTTCCCTCAGTGCTGATCCCCCCTGGAAGATGATCGGCGGCCAAGCCGTCCTGGTCTTCGGAGAGCGGTTCGAATTGTCCCAAGTCGAGGAATTTCGGAACTGCTTCCACGCGGCCCCGGCCAAAGCCGCGAGCCTGCGTCTGGACCTGAGCGCCACCCGGTACGTAGACGCCGCCGGTTTGCAAGCCCTGGTCTCGGCTCTGAAGACCAGCGCCCGGCTGGACCGCGGACTGACCTTCGCTCCAGCCGACGAACTCCTCGAACAATTCCAGAACCTCGGCTTTGCCTGGATGCTGGAGAGCGGCTCATGA
- a CDS encoding chemotaxis protein CheA, whose amino-acid sequence MSTKYQLFIEECQELLAELESALLELEIEPGNIDGVHRVFRSLHTIKGSAAMLGLEDVRELTNDLESLFDRVRSREIACNPKLVTLSFRYKDMLTEYLQDPEKGLPQDKTTQILMDLEQVLDAPVHAASRPVESACEDCGSCRPENDKDADILLRLYHLRYHPANKSFDSLDPMDFLSQMQQLGPCEIHASPELVPPLDSLEPSRCVTSWDVILQTGADEETIRDVFLFLDDPGDVSQFREINVDEAAKLRQAQAAQLSGLLAATNRPVAPLPADEDDDLELPEPTESSSAPSSSQPGSPAAVSSIRAPSSPAPPQAASQEASEAEPRKAPPAGGVKAEEIASIRVSATKLDDMVDLVGQLVIVQARLKQIESELHNPLLTSVSEEIERLSGDLRERTLSLRMLPIGSTFNRFRRLVRDLSSELNKEIELKTNGAETELDKTVIEKLSDPLVHILRNSIDHGVESAEIRRAQGKPAKGTITLSAMQSAGQVRIVIKDDGGGIDPDKIFAKAVERGLARADSRPPDRDVLQLIFAPGFSTAEKVTAVSGRGVGMDVVKRSLESLKGTVEIDSRPGQGTTINIGLPLTLAIIEGLLVTLGEEYYVIPLSDVLECVEIQRGDDEPERIAKAYDVRGELLPCLVLRNWYHMGSTGPEIEQVVVVQAGNRRVGLVVDSIVGQLQTVIKGLGRVFNGMRGLSGATIMGNGALALILDVASLVTELEQREVAGTGRNKRSDRSH is encoded by the coding sequence ATGAGCACGAAATACCAATTGTTCATCGAAGAATGCCAGGAGCTTTTGGCTGAGTTGGAGAGCGCCCTGCTGGAGCTGGAGATCGAGCCGGGCAACATCGACGGCGTCCACCGCGTTTTCCGCTCCCTGCATACCATCAAGGGCTCCGCGGCCATGCTTGGTCTGGAGGACGTCCGGGAATTGACCAACGATCTGGAAAGCCTGTTCGACCGGGTAAGGTCGCGGGAAATCGCCTGCAATCCGAAGCTGGTCACCCTGTCCTTCCGCTACAAGGATATGTTGACCGAATATCTCCAAGACCCGGAAAAAGGCTTGCCCCAGGACAAAACCACCCAAATCCTGATGGACCTGGAGCAGGTCTTGGACGCCCCGGTACATGCCGCATCCAGACCCGTCGAGTCCGCTTGCGAGGACTGCGGGTCCTGCCGACCCGAAAACGACAAGGATGCCGACATACTCCTTCGGCTCTATCACCTGCGCTACCACCCCGCGAACAAGTCCTTCGATTCCCTGGACCCCATGGATTTTTTGAGCCAAATGCAGCAACTCGGCCCATGCGAGATCCATGCATCTCCTGAGCTTGTTCCTCCGCTGGACAGTCTGGAACCTTCACGTTGCGTCACGAGTTGGGACGTGATTCTCCAAACCGGCGCGGACGAGGAAACGATCCGCGACGTATTCCTCTTCCTGGACGACCCCGGCGACGTGAGCCAGTTCAGAGAGATCAACGTCGACGAAGCAGCCAAGCTCCGGCAGGCCCAGGCCGCGCAACTTTCCGGGCTGTTGGCGGCGACTAACCGGCCAGTCGCGCCGCTTCCGGCCGACGAGGATGACGATCTCGAATTGCCCGAGCCCACCGAATCATCATCCGCTCCCTCGTCCAGCCAGCCCGGCTCCCCGGCGGCGGTCTCTTCCATCCGAGCTCCCTCCTCCCCCGCTCCGCCCCAGGCCGCATCCCAGGAAGCCTCTGAGGCCGAGCCGCGCAAAGCCCCTCCAGCAGGCGGCGTGAAGGCCGAGGAGATCGCCTCCATCCGGGTCAGCGCCACGAAACTGGACGACATGGTCGATCTGGTCGGGCAATTGGTCATTGTTCAAGCACGGCTGAAGCAGATCGAATCCGAACTGCATAATCCGCTGCTCACCTCGGTCAGCGAGGAAATCGAACGCTTGAGCGGCGACCTGCGTGAGCGGACCCTGTCCCTGCGCATGCTGCCCATCGGTTCGACCTTCAACAGGTTTCGCCGCTTGGTACGAGACTTATCTTCAGAGTTGAACAAGGAAATCGAACTGAAGACCAACGGCGCGGAAACCGAGCTGGATAAGACGGTCATCGAAAAACTCAGCGACCCTCTGGTGCACATTCTGCGCAACAGCATCGACCATGGCGTTGAATCCGCTGAAATCCGCAGGGCCCAGGGCAAACCAGCCAAGGGTACGATCACCCTCTCCGCGATGCAGAGTGCCGGACAGGTGCGGATCGTCATCAAGGACGACGGCGGAGGCATCGACCCGGACAAGATTTTCGCCAAAGCCGTGGAAAGGGGGCTGGCCAGAGCGGACTCACGCCCCCCGGACCGCGACGTGCTCCAACTGATTTTCGCCCCCGGCTTTTCCACGGCCGAAAAGGTCACCGCGGTTTCCGGTCGAGGGGTAGGCATGGACGTGGTCAAGCGTTCCCTGGAGTCCCTCAAGGGTACGGTGGAAATCGACAGCCGCCCCGGCCAGGGCACGACCATCAACATCGGCCTGCCCCTGACCCTGGCGATTATCGAGGGCCTGCTGGTGACCCTGGGCGAGGAGTATTACGTCATCCCGCTTTCCGACGTCCTGGAGTGCGTCGAGATTCAGCGCGGGGACGACGAGCCCGAGCGCATCGCCAAGGCCTACGACGTGCGCGGCGAACTGCTGCCCTGCCTGGTGTTGCGCAATTGGTACCACATGGGTTCCACGGGGCCGGAAATCGAACAGGTGGTGGTGGTCCAGGCCGGCAACCGCCGCGTCGGTCTGGTCGTGGACAGCATCGTGGGTCAACTCCAGACCGTGATTAAAGGTTTGGGCCGGGTGTTCAACGGGATGAGGGGCCTCTCCGGGGCCACGATCATGGGCAACGGTGCCTTGGCCCTGATCCTGGACGTGGCCTCCCTGGTCACCGAACTGGAACAACGCGAGGTAGCCGGAACGGGCCGGAACAAGCGATCCGACCGGTCACATTGA
- a CDS encoding ferritin-like domain-containing protein has protein sequence MESATPSASKEERRAKVIEVLNKARAMELHAITQYMNQHYALDDMDYGELAANQKLIAIDEMRHAEMFAERIKELGGEPTTDPAAKTQKNQDVETIFTFDAGLEDNTVDVYNQFLLVCRENGDSISMKLFEQIIDEEQAHFSHFDNVAGHIKNLGNVYLSKIAGTSASTGGFGKGFVINQGAA, from the coding sequence ATGGAAAGCGCGACCCCTTCAGCAAGCAAGGAAGAACGCAGGGCCAAGGTGATCGAGGTCCTGAACAAGGCACGGGCCATGGAACTGCACGCCATTACCCAGTACATGAACCAGCACTACGCCCTGGACGACATGGACTACGGCGAGCTGGCCGCCAACCAGAAGCTCATCGCCATCGACGAGATGCGCCACGCCGAAATGTTCGCGGAGCGGATCAAGGAACTGGGCGGCGAGCCCACCACGGACCCCGCGGCCAAAACCCAAAAGAACCAGGACGTGGAAACCATCTTCACCTTCGACGCCGGCCTGGAAGACAACACCGTGGACGTCTACAACCAATTCCTGCTGGTCTGTCGGGAAAACGGCGACAGCATCAGCATGAAGCTCTTCGAGCAGATCATCGACGAGGAGCAGGCCCACTTCAGCCACTTCGATAACGTGGCCGGCCACATCAAGAACCTGGGCAACGTCTACCTCTCCAAAATCGCCGGCACCTCCGCATCCACCGGCGGATTCGGCAAAGGCTTCGTCATCAATCAGGGCGCGGCCTGA